One stretch of Rhodoflexus caldus DNA includes these proteins:
- a CDS encoding trans-sulfuration enzyme family protein: MENQNRHFETLAIRTQAEQSDFREHSVPLYLTSSFTFEDAEQARALFADEIPGNIYTRFSNPNNTELIEKLCLLEGTEDGIATASGMAAMFTSMAALLRAGDHIVASRSVFGSTHQILTQILPRWGITHTYADLDRPESFEAAIQPHTKMIFVETPSNPALDLIDLEWLGKLADKRNIILNVDNCFATPYLQNPARYGAHLVTHSATKFIDGQGRVIGGAILGKKELIKEIRFFARHTGPSMSPFNAWVLSKSLETLAVRMERHCANAHALAEKLLGNQEVEWVKYPFLPTHPQYELAKKQMRMGGGMVTFELKGGIKRARRFMDNLQMLSLTSNLGDTRTIATHPATTTHSKLKEEERTAVGITPGLIRVSVGLEHIDDIWRDIAQAIAHSV; the protein is encoded by the coding sequence ATGGAAAATCAGAACCGCCATTTTGAGACGCTGGCCATTCGCACACAGGCCGAACAATCCGATTTCAGAGAGCACTCAGTGCCCTTGTATCTTACTTCAAGTTTCACGTTTGAAGATGCCGAACAGGCGCGGGCACTATTTGCCGATGAGATACCGGGCAATATTTACACCCGTTTTTCCAATCCGAACAATACAGAACTGATTGAAAAACTGTGCCTGCTGGAAGGTACGGAAGATGGTATCGCCACTGCTTCGGGCATGGCAGCCATGTTTACCAGTATGGCGGCATTGCTGCGTGCAGGCGACCACATAGTGGCTTCCCGTTCGGTTTTCGGCTCCACCCATCAGATTCTGACGCAAATTCTGCCGCGATGGGGGATTACTCATACTTACGCCGATTTAGACCGACCCGAAAGTTTTGAGGCAGCCATACAGCCACATACAAAGATGATTTTTGTAGAAACGCCGTCTAATCCTGCATTAGATTTAATTGATTTGGAGTGGTTAGGAAAATTAGCCGATAAGCGCAATATTATTCTCAATGTGGATAACTGTTTTGCCACACCTTACCTGCAAAATCCTGCCCGATACGGCGCACATTTGGTAACGCACTCGGCCACTAAGTTTATTGATGGGCAAGGGCGCGTTATCGGTGGTGCTATTTTGGGCAAAAAAGAACTGATTAAAGAAATCCGATTTTTTGCCCGACACACAGGCCCTTCCATGTCGCCGTTTAATGCGTGGGTACTTTCCAAAAGTTTGGAAACGCTGGCAGTACGCATGGAACGCCACTGTGCCAATGCTCATGCACTTGCTGAAAAACTACTTGGCAATCAGGAAGTTGAATGGGTGAAATATCCTTTTTTGCCTACCCATCCGCAATATGAACTTGCCAAAAAACAAATGCGCATGGGTGGCGGTATGGTTACTTTTGAATTGAAAGGAGGTATTAAGCGCGCCCGAAGATTCATGGATAATCTGCAAATGCTGTCGCTGACCTCCAATTTGGGCGATACACGCACCATTGCCACGCACCCTGCCACGACTACGCACTCCAAACTGAAAGAAGAAGAGCGCACCGCCGTAGGAATTACCCCCGGGCTGATAAGGGTTTCGGTAGGATTGGAGCATATTGATGACATCTGGCGTGATATAGCACAAGCCATTGCACATTCTGTTTAA
- a CDS encoding DUF3592 domain-containing protein, with the protein MRTKFQEPPRSVPFPLILQVTFNNVFSMIGWIFFGVGMIFFLLLGLESNLFTFHRFMGELEKAEGKVLKTEYTNWSIDEESVVRWLYTFDYQGKKYLGTSYSIEKTAMPEQSVTVEFSADSPEHSRIEGFNEAITPWWVTIIVMIFPMLGLLFIYLSVKHVPKTISLLRNGILTYADYVDKEKTNMIVNDAQVYKLRFCFEDDRGDSHYVFALSHQIDDLMDDPQEAVIYNPQEPAKALVLDNLPGKPYLNEEGQWKWRAKGYAYLLPVVLAIAVNSIIAFFKFF; encoded by the coding sequence ATGCGCACCAAGTTTCAGGAGCCTCCGCGCAGCGTTCCGTTTCCGCTAATACTGCAAGTTACTTTCAATAACGTTTTCAGCATGATTGGCTGGATTTTTTTTGGTGTAGGAATGATTTTTTTCCTGCTGCTGGGGCTTGAAAGCAATCTTTTTACTTTCCATCGCTTCATGGGCGAGCTTGAAAAAGCAGAAGGCAAAGTCCTCAAAACCGAATACACCAATTGGAGCATTGATGAAGAATCGGTGGTCAGATGGCTGTATACCTTTGATTATCAGGGAAAAAAGTATCTGGGAACTTCTTATTCTATAGAAAAAACGGCGATGCCCGAACAAAGCGTAACAGTAGAATTTTCGGCCGACAGCCCCGAGCACTCGCGCATAGAAGGATTTAACGAGGCCATAACACCGTGGTGGGTTACCATTATTGTGATGATATTTCCAATGCTCGGCCTGCTGTTTATTTACTTGTCGGTTAAACACGTGCCTAAAACAATCAGCCTGCTGCGCAACGGCATCCTCACCTATGCCGACTATGTGGACAAAGAAAAAACCAATATGATTGTCAATGACGCACAGGTCTATAAACTCCGATTCTGTTTTGAAGACGACAGAGGCGACAGCCATTATGTATTTGCACTGTCGCACCAGATAGACGACCTGATGGATGACCCGCAAGAAGCCGTTATTTACAACCCGCAGGAGCCGGCGAAAGCGCTTGTGCTTGATAACTTACCCGGCAAACCCTACCTGAACGAGGAAGGCCAATGGAAATGGCGGGCAAAAGGATATGCCTACCTCTTGCCCGTTGTATTGGCTATTGCGGTTAATAGCATTATCGCTTTCTTCAAATTTTTTTAA
- a CDS encoding TolB family protein — protein MKFFKTAIAGALVGSLSINAYAQEKNADSLRYPQEKHLRNIRQLTFGGDNAEAYFSFDGQKIVFQSNYKVWGLECDQIFYFDLREGDMSKGRPQMVSTSHGRTTCSYFMPGDTTILYASTHLGGMACPIAPSREGGKYVWQIHPDYDIFVADLKGNIKKKLTKHKGYDAEATVSPKGDKIVFTSMRSGDLELWVMNIDGSNQKRITKDLGYDGGAFFSPDGSKIVFRASRPKTPEQIKEYKDLLKKGLVQPTEMEIFICDADGSNLKQITNLGKANWAPFFHPSGKKILFSSNHASARGFQFNIYMVDLETGNMEQVTYDGVFDSFPMFSPDGKKLIFSSNRNNKGTKDTNLFIADWVD, from the coding sequence ATGAAATTTTTCAAAACAGCTATTGCCGGAGCATTGGTCGGCTCTTTGAGCATCAATGCTTACGCACAGGAAAAAAATGCCGACAGCCTTCGCTATCCGCAGGAAAAACACTTGCGCAACATTCGCCAACTTACTTTTGGGGGCGATAACGCAGAGGCTTATTTCAGCTTTGACGGACAAAAAATCGTATTCCAGTCTAACTACAAAGTCTGGGGCTTGGAATGCGACCAGATTTTCTACTTTGACCTCAGAGAGGGAGATATGTCCAAAGGTCGCCCGCAGATGGTCAGCACTTCGCACGGGCGCACGACCTGTTCCTACTTCATGCCGGGCGATACCACCATCTTATATGCGTCCACACATTTAGGAGGCATGGCCTGCCCTATTGCCCCGTCGCGAGAAGGTGGTAAATATGTTTGGCAAATTCACCCCGACTATGACATTTTTGTTGCCGACCTGAAAGGGAACATCAAAAAAAAGCTGACCAAACACAAAGGTTATGATGCAGAGGCAACCGTTTCACCCAAAGGCGATAAAATTGTTTTTACTTCCATGCGCTCCGGCGACTTGGAACTGTGGGTAATGAACATAGACGGCAGCAACCAAAAACGCATTACCAAAGATTTGGGCTACGACGGCGGTGCATTTTTCTCGCCCGACGGTTCAAAAATTGTGTTCCGCGCTTCCAGACCTAAAACGCCCGAACAGATTAAAGAATACAAAGACCTGCTTAAAAAAGGTTTGGTGCAACCCACAGAAATGGAAATTTTCATTTGCGATGCCGACGGCTCCAATTTGAAACAAATTACCAATTTGGGGAAAGCCAACTGGGCGCCGTTTTTCCATCCGTCGGGCAAAAAGATTTTATTCAGCTCTAACCACGCATCGGCAAGGGGGTTTCAGTTCAACATCTACATGGTTGACCTTGAAACAGGTAATATGGAACAAGTTACATACGACGGAGTGTTTGACTCGTTCCCGATGTTCTCTCCCGATGGCAAAAAACTGATTTTCAGCAGCAATCGCAACAATAAAGGTACCAAAGACACCAACTTGTTCATCGCAGACTGGGTTGATTAA
- a CDS encoding cell division protein FtsX translates to MAKPNTKQTSDSNISSRVGTYQSRNIIVSITAALLLIGAFTLFALHTNRFTKVIQSSIEIQIMLENGLDSKDSLRIVNFLASQPFILKVNGRPKIRYESKEEALKRLSEELKEDILSNALENPLRNSFIINILPAYHKSDKLARIKEQLNREPGIFGVSYAEDVMDKIDRNIRIIGLVVFVLVTLLIVLTGFFVHTAIKLALYSQRFIIRSMQLVGASDNFIKKPFVARAGLYGMLSGIIASVLLTGGLFWLYDVLPEFKQVQEWSSTLLIFLSLLLTGAFIAALSAFFAVNKYLNRSLDELYRR, encoded by the coding sequence ATGGCAAAGCCAAATACGAAACAAACCTCTGACAGCAACATCTCTTCGCGAGTCGGAACCTACCAAAGCCGCAACATTATTGTCAGCATAACTGCTGCCTTGTTGCTTATTGGCGCGTTTACCCTATTTGCATTGCATACGAACAGGTTTACAAAAGTAATACAGTCTAGCATAGAAATTCAGATAATGCTTGAAAATGGCTTGGACAGCAAAGACAGCCTGCGCATTGTGAATTTCTTGGCATCTCAACCGTTTATTTTGAAAGTAAACGGCCGGCCTAAAATCAGGTATGAGTCTAAAGAGGAAGCCCTGAAAAGGCTTTCAGAGGAACTGAAAGAAGATATTTTGAGTAACGCACTTGAAAATCCTCTTCGTAACTCATTCATTATCAATATATTACCTGCTTATCATAAAAGCGATAAACTCGCCCGCATCAAGGAGCAACTCAATCGCGAACCCGGTATTTTTGGCGTATCCTATGCGGAAGACGTTATGGATAAAATTGACAGAAATATTCGCATCATTGGGCTTGTTGTATTTGTACTTGTCACACTGTTGATTGTATTGACAGGTTTTTTTGTACATACTGCCATCAAACTTGCGCTTTATTCACAACGGTTTATTATCAGAAGTATGCAGTTGGTGGGTGCGTCCGATAATTTTATTAAAAAACCTTTTGTTGCGCGTGCAGGACTCTACGGGATGTTGAGCGGAATTATCGCTTCCGTATTACTTACAGGCGGTTTGTTTTGGTTATACGACGTACTGCCGGAATTTAAACAAGTACAAGAATGGTCTTCTACTTTGTTAATATTCTTATCTTTGCTGCTCACAGGCGCATTTATTGCGGCGTTGAGTGCTTTCTTTGCCGTTAATAAATACTTGAACCGTTCGCTTGACGAACTGTACCGTCGTTAG
- a CDS encoding DUF3098 domain-containing protein — translation MQNKKGFPFAKQNYVLMLVGVGVVMLGFLLMALDSEEFGFGILGLTIGPVTVLAGFVVGFFAIMMKPKSE, via the coding sequence ATGCAAAACAAAAAAGGCTTTCCTTTTGCCAAACAAAATTATGTGCTGATGTTGGTCGGCGTTGGGGTCGTAATGCTGGGCTTCCTGCTGATGGCATTAGACAGCGAAGAGTTTGGTTTTGGCATACTCGGGCTAACCATCGGGCCTGTTACGGTTTTGGCAGGCTTCGTAGTCGGTTTTTTTGCTATTATGATGAAACCTAAGTCTGAATGA
- a CDS encoding undecaprenyl-diphosphate phosphatase: MSVWEAILLGIIQGLTEFLPVSSSGHIELGKFFLGAQLEENLLFSIVVHAATALSTVVVFRKEIGRLLAGLLEFRRNEASEFAAKILVSMIPVGFVGVLFKKQIESFFEGQITLVASMLLCTGLLLLFAHYARPQQGTEVSFGKAFLIGVAQAIAILPGISRSGSTIAAALLLGVKREYAAPFSFLMVLPPIFGATLLEVKDYLEVTDPEKVPVTALVGGFLAAFLVGMFACSAMIRLVRNSRLLYFAIYCLLVGAGVLAYLFTR, translated from the coding sequence ATGAGCGTTTGGGAAGCCATCCTTTTAGGGATTATTCAAGGATTAACGGAGTTTTTGCCGGTTAGCAGCAGCGGCCACATTGAGCTTGGGAAATTCTTTCTGGGAGCACAATTAGAAGAAAACCTGTTGTTTTCCATCGTTGTCCATGCGGCCACTGCATTGAGTACGGTGGTCGTATTCCGCAAAGAAATCGGCAGACTCTTAGCCGGTCTTTTAGAGTTTCGTCGGAATGAAGCATCGGAGTTTGCTGCCAAAATCCTTGTTTCCATGATTCCCGTCGGATTTGTCGGGGTGCTCTTTAAAAAGCAAATAGAATCTTTTTTTGAGGGGCAGATTACGCTGGTGGCATCTATGCTGCTCTGTACAGGTTTGCTGCTTTTGTTTGCCCATTACGCTCGCCCGCAACAGGGCACGGAAGTATCTTTCGGCAAAGCCTTCCTGATAGGTGTTGCGCAGGCAATCGCCATTTTACCGGGTATCTCGCGCTCAGGTTCAACCATTGCGGCGGCGCTACTGCTGGGTGTCAAACGCGAATATGCCGCTCCATTCTCCTTTTTGATGGTCTTACCGCCTATTTTTGGAGCTACTTTGTTGGAAGTGAAAGACTATCTGGAAGTAACAGACCCTGAAAAAGTACCTGTGACTGCTTTGGTCGGTGGTTTTTTGGCGGCCTTTTTGGTTGGTATGTTTGCTTGCAGCGCGATGATTCGCTTGGTGCGCAACAGTCGCTTGCTGTACTTTGCTATTTACTGCCTCTTGGTGGGGGCAGGTGTTTTGGCCTACTTGTTTACTCGCTGA
- a CDS encoding penicillin acylase family protein produces MKTLKRLLLGLLLLIVIAVAALYGWLLSTRPKMSGSLDLTALQDSVEVQFDEFGIPHIFAKNEPDAYYALGYVHAQERLFQMEMLRRLAAGRLAEILGPDLVETDRFFRTIGLAEVAKKNAQAHFATIDKPWKKAALAYLQGVNDFIDKGSTPPEFVLLGIEKENYTPEDFYLVNGYMTFSFAQAFRTDPLLDKMYRKLGEDYLKDFSLNFDTTVTKIPVYLPENEAAPKASQVNVTGRFPSDHPQVKTADEVLLKVAQLVNQIDDRFPLLQGSNGWVIAPSRSKSGKVILANDTHIGYAQPSVWFEAHISYPGLNFYGNYLAGFPFAVLGHSPDVGWGLTMFENDDIDFYRLKAVGNQQVQIDGKAQDLQVRKETIRVKGGNSIDFEVKTSPFGVILNDVLKPINDGLNYVSQANEAPVAMWWTLHEFPTNSLEAVYILTRAKNLQEARVGAAMLDVPGLNVMFGDAAGNIAWWATGKLPKRNPAVRPEFILDGTTLQSLPQGYHPFEENPQSINPPSGFVYSANNQPDAVKGYLQPGYYLANDRADYITAYLNNDRKWSAEEIAQMALDVKSGQAVKNIALIAGELKGTLSADEQKALDLLKAWDGNHTLEATAPVIYYKLMHHLNVGIFEDEIGAEDLKILVYTHVFYRSFAKILANTESKWWDKVNTPEKETRLQIIAAALKQAVADLVQQFGTNDMTQWQWGKVHTIEHVHPIGRRKPFDRIFNVGPLPVMGGKEVINNISFTVTGSGLYPASFGPAMRRVIDFAEPLRSKSVLPTGESGHFMSKHYDDQAVMYNTGQYRFQRMDKADIEANSIGKLLLY; encoded by the coding sequence ATGAAAACGCTGAAAAGACTACTACTTGGTTTGTTATTGCTGATTGTAATTGCCGTTGCGGCATTGTACGGATGGTTGTTGAGTACTCGCCCCAAAATGAGCGGTTCGTTAGACCTTACCGCTTTGCAAGATTCGGTAGAGGTTCAGTTTGATGAGTTTGGCATTCCGCACATTTTTGCCAAAAACGAACCCGATGCCTACTACGCGCTGGGCTACGTTCATGCACAGGAACGGCTGTTTCAAATGGAAATGCTTCGCCGACTGGCAGCAGGCCGTTTGGCTGAAATTCTTGGCCCCGATTTGGTAGAAACCGACCGATTTTTCCGTACCATTGGTTTGGCAGAGGTCGCCAAGAAAAACGCACAGGCTCATTTTGCTACCATAGATAAGCCATGGAAAAAAGCTGCGCTTGCCTATCTGCAAGGCGTTAATGATTTTATTGACAAAGGCAGCACACCGCCGGAATTTGTATTGCTGGGTATTGAAAAGGAAAACTACACGCCTGAAGATTTTTACTTGGTCAATGGCTATATGACTTTCAGTTTTGCGCAGGCTTTCCGTACCGACCCCTTGCTGGATAAAATGTATCGCAAACTGGGCGAAGATTACCTCAAAGATTTTTCCCTGAATTTTGATACGACCGTTACCAAAATCCCTGTTTATTTGCCTGAAAATGAGGCGGCTCCAAAGGCTTCGCAAGTTAATGTTACGGGTCGGTTTCCCTCAGACCATCCGCAGGTAAAAACTGCTGATGAGGTGTTGTTGAAGGTTGCGCAGTTGGTTAATCAAATTGACGACCGATTCCCCTTATTGCAAGGCAGCAATGGCTGGGTAATAGCGCCTTCCCGCTCCAAAAGCGGCAAGGTAATTTTGGCCAATGATACGCATATCGGCTATGCGCAGCCTTCGGTTTGGTTTGAGGCACACATCAGCTACCCCGGGCTGAATTTTTACGGCAACTACTTGGCCGGCTTTCCTTTTGCGGTGCTGGGGCATTCGCCCGATGTCGGCTGGGGGCTGACCATGTTTGAAAATGACGACATTGATTTTTACCGCCTTAAAGCAGTTGGTAATCAGCAAGTTCAGATAGACGGCAAAGCACAGGACTTGCAGGTGCGCAAGGAAACCATCCGCGTAAAAGGCGGCAACTCCATTGATTTTGAGGTAAAAACAAGCCCCTTTGGTGTCATCCTGAACGATGTGCTGAAACCAATCAATGATGGATTAAACTATGTCAGCCAAGCAAATGAAGCCCCGGTGGCTATGTGGTGGACGCTGCACGAGTTTCCGACCAATAGTTTGGAAGCGGTTTATATCCTGACCCGTGCCAAAAATTTACAGGAAGCAAGGGTAGGGGCTGCTATGTTAGACGTACCCGGCCTGAACGTCATGTTCGGTGATGCAGCAGGCAACATTGCTTGGTGGGCAACAGGCAAACTGCCCAAGCGCAACCCTGCCGTGCGCCCCGAGTTTATTTTGGACGGCACAACCCTGCAATCGTTGCCACAGGGGTATCACCCGTTTGAAGAAAATCCGCAAAGTATCAACCCTCCTTCGGGTTTTGTCTATTCTGCCAACAATCAGCCCGATGCCGTAAAAGGCTATTTGCAGCCCGGCTATTATTTGGCGAATGACCGCGCCGACTATATCACGGCCTATCTGAACAATGACCGAAAATGGAGCGCAGAGGAAATTGCACAAATGGCGCTTGATGTGAAATCAGGACAGGCTGTGAAAAATATTGCATTGATAGCCGGTGAATTAAAAGGTACGCTGTCGGCTGATGAGCAAAAAGCACTTGACCTGTTGAAGGCATGGGACGGCAACCATACCTTAGAAGCAACAGCCCCCGTTATCTATTACAAGTTGATGCACCACCTGAACGTTGGCATTTTTGAAGATGAAATCGGAGCAGAAGACCTGAAAATTCTGGTTTATACGCATGTATTTTACAGAAGTTTTGCAAAAATTCTTGCCAATACGGAATCTAAATGGTGGGACAAGGTCAATACACCCGAAAAAGAAACGCGTTTGCAAATTATTGCAGCAGCCTTGAAGCAAGCCGTAGCCGATTTGGTACAACAATTTGGCACTAATGATATGACACAATGGCAATGGGGCAAAGTGCATACCATTGAACATGTGCACCCGATTGGCCGCCGCAAACCTTTTGACCGCATTTTTAATGTGGGGCCATTGCCTGTGATGGGCGGTAAGGAAGTCATCAATAATATTTCGTTCACTGTAACGGGCAGCGGTTTGTATCCTGCCTCGTTCGGCCCTGCCATGCGCCGCGTGATTGACTTTGCCGAGCCCTTGCGTTCCAAAAGCGTGTTACCTACGGGCGAGTCCGGGCATTTTATGAGCAAGCATTACGACGACCAAGCCGTTATGTATAACACCGGGCAATACCGTTTTCAGCGAATGGATAAAGCCGATATTGAGGCAAATAGCATTGGCAAATTGCTCTTGTATTAA
- a CDS encoding aldo/keto reductase has product MQYRIFGRTGWKVSEIGYGMWGMAGWTGSDDTESTASLDLSVELGCNFFDTAWAYGNGKSEQLLGELVRRHPDKKIYVASKIPAKNFKWPAKPEYRLEDCYPASHIVEYTERSLKNLGMERIDLMQFHVWDDGWADRDEWKEAVLKLQKEGKIDRMGISVNRWEPENCLKAIDTGLIDAIQVIYNIFDQAPEDKLFPVALEKNIAIIARVPFDEGSLTGTFTMETTFPPGDWRSTYFVPENLKNTVERVEKLKPLVPQGQTMAEMALEFILHHPAVSTIIPGMRKEKHVRQNIAVSTGRPMSQELLAALRHHRWDRTPTSWSQ; this is encoded by the coding sequence ATGCAATACCGCATTTTTGGAAGAACAGGCTGGAAGGTTTCGGAAATTGGCTATGGCATGTGGGGCATGGCAGGCTGGACAGGCTCCGACGACACAGAAAGTACGGCTTCATTAGACTTGTCCGTAGAATTGGGCTGTAATTTTTTTGATACCGCATGGGCATACGGCAACGGTAAAAGCGAGCAACTGCTCGGTGAATTGGTACGCCGCCATCCCGACAAAAAAATTTATGTAGCCTCTAAAATTCCCGCTAAAAATTTTAAATGGCCGGCAAAGCCGGAATATCGTTTGGAAGATTGTTATCCGGCTTCGCACATTGTGGAGTACACCGAGCGCAGCCTGAAAAATCTGGGCATGGAGCGCATAGACCTGATGCAGTTTCACGTGTGGGATGATGGCTGGGCAGACCGCGACGAGTGGAAAGAGGCCGTACTCAAATTGCAAAAAGAAGGCAAAATTGACCGCATGGGCATCAGTGTAAACCGCTGGGAGCCTGAAAATTGCCTCAAAGCAATTGATACAGGCCTGATTGATGCCATTCAGGTAATTTACAATATTTTTGACCAAGCTCCCGAGGATAAACTGTTTCCTGTCGCTTTGGAAAAGAATATTGCCATTATTGCCCGTGTGCCTTTTGATGAAGGCAGCCTGACGGGCACATTTACCATGGAAACTACTTTTCCGCCCGGCGATTGGCGAAGTACCTATTTTGTACCCGAGAATCTGAAAAATACGGTCGAGCGGGTAGAAAAATTAAAACCACTTGTACCGCAAGGACAAACAATGGCTGAAATGGCGCTGGAATTTATTCTGCATCATCCGGCAGTCAGCACGATTATTCCGGGTATGCGCAAAGAAAAACACGTTCGCCAAAACATTGCGGTCAGTACAGGTCGGCCAATGAGTCAGGAACTGTTGGCAGCACTCCGTCATCATCGCTGGGATAGAACGCCCACGAGTTGGTCGCAATAG
- a CDS encoding OmpP1/FadL family transporter: MRIKSIFLTGGFALMASVATAQNVAPGSLGYYNDALRFSQTRFGGTARFQGIAGANTALGGDVSSAFVNPAGLGMLRKSEMTFSFAGNTANTRSSFLGETTSAGNFNLNLNHLGLHFSSDRGAESTVRGSTFAITMTRNNDFQELIDYRGTNNRNSIVDYFLDRTDGRVPWSDLDDELRNGIFSLEGLAYATYLINPFFGDNTTRNSYESFVPLAPTIQAENIKRSGAQSQWNLAYGLNIKDKFYLGAGVGIATLRYSQDKVYTETVINSTTPLPGGQRLPLNNLELTEKNRQTGTGINANIGVILRPTDFFRIGASVTTPTVYRITDSYEAQLAVLYNNYPFTEFRNGQPIIRVLSNERARTDVIESRYTMRTPVRINGGAAFILGKRGFITADVELVDYGSARFSNPDPNFSFAGDNATISSIYRSAVNMRLGGEARFGNYRLRGGYALYQNPMQDANDNRSRSFITFGGGLRKENFFLDAAVITSFFDSRYRIYRLPQNEPTVNMSSSRIGLTVTAGFSI, translated from the coding sequence ATGCGAATCAAATCCATATTTCTTACGGGAGGTTTTGCGCTTATGGCAAGCGTAGCAACTGCGCAAAACGTTGCTCCCGGCTCTTTGGGCTACTATAACGATGCGCTCCGTTTTTCACAAACCCGATTTGGCGGCACGGCGCGTTTTCAGGGCATTGCAGGTGCCAATACAGCGCTCGGCGGCGATGTTTCGTCTGCCTTTGTCAATCCGGCAGGGCTAGGGATGCTCCGAAAGTCGGAAATGACTTTCAGTTTTGCGGGAAACACCGCCAATACGCGCAGTTCGTTTTTGGGCGAAACAACAAGTGCGGGCAATTTTAACCTGAACCTCAATCACTTAGGTTTGCATTTCTCTTCGGACAGGGGCGCTGAAAGTACGGTGCGCGGCAGCACTTTTGCCATCACCATGACGCGCAACAACGATTTTCAGGAACTGATTGACTATCGAGGTACCAATAACCGCAATTCTATTGTGGACTATTTCTTAGACCGCACCGATGGTCGCGTACCATGGAGCGACTTAGACGATGAATTACGAAACGGTATTTTCAGCCTCGAGGGCTTGGCTTATGCCACCTATCTGATTAACCCTTTCTTTGGCGACAATACCACCCGTAACTCTTACGAGTCATTTGTTCCGCTGGCTCCTACCATACAAGCAGAAAATATCAAGAGAAGCGGTGCGCAAAGCCAGTGGAATTTGGCTTATGGCTTGAATATTAAAGATAAATTCTATCTGGGAGCGGGCGTTGGCATCGCTACGCTGCGCTACTCACAAGACAAAGTCTATACTGAAACTGTCATCAATAGCACCACACCGCTGCCCGGAGGCCAGCGCCTGCCGCTGAACAATCTGGAATTGACCGAAAAAAACCGCCAAACCGGAACAGGTATTAATGCCAATATAGGTGTCATTTTGCGCCCGACTGACTTTTTCCGCATTGGAGCATCGGTTACAACACCTACCGTTTACCGCATTACCGACAGTTATGAGGCGCAACTTGCCGTGTTGTATAACAACTATCCATTCACGGAATTTCGGAACGGCCAGCCGATCATTAGGGTGCTTTCCAACGAGCGTGCCCGTACCGATGTGATTGAGTCGCGCTATACCATGCGTACTCCTGTGCGTATCAATGGCGGCGCAGCGTTTATTTTGGGCAAGCGGGGCTTTATTACGGCCGATGTTGAATTGGTGGATTACGGCAGCGCACGGTTTTCTAATCCCGACCCGAATTTCTCCTTTGCAGGTGACAACGCTACCATTTCATCCATTTACCGAAGTGCGGTTAATATGCGACTTGGCGGAGAAGCCCGTTTCGGCAATTATCGCCTTCGCGGGGGATATGCACTCTACCAAAACCCCATGCAGGATGCCAACGATAACCGAAGCCGCAGTTTCATCACGTTTGGCGGAGGTTTGCGCAAAGAAAATTTCTTCTTAGATGCAGCCGTTATTACGAGTTTCTTTGACAGCCGTTACCGCATCTACCGATTGCCGCAAAACGAGCCGACGGTAAACATGAGCAGCAGCCGCATTGGCTTGACCGTAACCGCAGGTTTTTCTATCTGA